Below is a genomic region from Patagioenas fasciata isolate bPatFas1 chromosome 5, bPatFas1.hap1, whole genome shotgun sequence.
CCCTCAGAATTGATTTTCAGTAATTTTCTTTACAGTCATTTTCCCCTTACTGATTTGTAGAACTTCTAAAAATCTAGTCAGGTTTAACCTGCAGCAGTTGAGCCACCAATCTCAAGCAGCAGCATGGCAACTCCTTATTACTTCCTTGTTTCATGCTTTGCTGAACACAAACAGCATCTCTGTCTCTTCCtcattttataaacatttaattGGTCATTTTCCTTTCAAACCTACATCTTTTCTTTAACACTGACAGTTAAGCTAACTAGACTGAAGTGTAGCCTTCCAAAGCTTCAGAAAGTAAGGAAGCTGACTTCCCCTTTCTAATGGAAACCACAGAGGAACATGGGGCTGCATTTACAGAGCCAAATAATTTGTTTCATGTCATGATTTAAAGTTGCCTTCCCTAGAGGACACAAAGTAGAAGTTCAGATAaccaggaaaacaagaaaaatcttTATGCTCCAATGGCTAGGGTATGGACACTGTTTGTTTTATTCCAGAGTGCCAAAAAGCAATTTCACTACAGTTCTGTCTGGCTGCACAATCTCAACTGTTTGCTTGAAACAAAATATGCCACCAAAAACACTGACAAGTGCCATGACTTCACCTGTTGGTTGGAGGAGAAAGCATCAAATTACAACACTGTATGAGCCTCAGTCTCACATTGGGATATAGGGGTTATGTATGGTGGTAGTCTAACTGCTGAGAAACACTAAGCCATGGGTTAGACATATCACCTGTAACCCATTCTTCCTTCTGTAGAAACTGAAATTCCTCAGGGCTAAGATAAGCGATAGCCAGCATGCTGCAGCCAGTTTGAAAATAAGACTGTAATGTTCCCCAAAGCTTGCAAGTGAATTTGGGACACCTCACAGACTTCAGTGGAAACTAGTTATTCTTGGAGATCATGCCCTATTCTGCCAGTTATTTGTGGTTTAGAGACCTTTACTCTGATAGAATCCAGGCATGCAGAGCTCTGGGCAGGATGAGGCCCTTTGGTTCTTTCAGGAAGTGTGTACTAGAGCAGGTGCAAAACTAAGGCCATGATCCTGAGTACATTAGCTTCCCAACATGAAATATCAACAAAAGTCAGCAAACAGTTGAAACCGAGATAGTTACTATAGAAATAAATGTGATAGCATCAGCTCAGTGAGAAACTTTTTGCAATTTAGGGGAAGTGGCAGTTTTGCAGAGAACTACACGGTGAATTATGTGGAAGATAGGTAGTATGGACAAGTGAAGTTACTGCTGGTTTTAATTCCTCTGAACTGGTATTTTAAATATCAAAGCCACTGAAGATACTAGTCTGGTATTCTTTTGGTATCACACAAAGCAGGGTACTGCTCTTGAGAGTCAAGCTAAAGTTGGGAGAAGGTTTTGAGCAAATTCTGTGAGAGATCAGTAAAACCTCCTGAACTGTATTTTGAAGCTTCAGTCAAATCAAAAGGTTACATTCTCAGAAGTGACTTTAAAAACAATGGCAAGGCTCTGTTCACTGACAGTTCCAAGTCCAGCTGGCTCAGACAGCCAGTCACCCATCATTTTCTTAATGAGAAATATGGCTTACTGGTCTAATTAGTTTTTTGCATCTTCTGTGTGTAGATTCTGTGATTGACAATATACCTTAGGAAACAACAATGTTTTTGCATTAGGCAGAATAGACACCGGATCATTCACCCGTAACTTGTTTGTTCTGCAAATACAAAGATGAAAGCAGAGTTATTTGTGCCACTAAGAGACCAGATGTGATGCCATCCCGCACAGTAAATCTGGAGAATGAGCAGTCTGCTCTGCTTTTACAACATCACACGGGGTTCATGGCTTCAGGTTCCTCTCAGGTTGCAACTTCAAGTGTGAAACTGTTCCAAAATTCAGTTCTTTTTCCTACTGCTCTGACACAGAGTGAATGGTATTAGCTACTGCCCTGTGAAATAAGAATTTCTGGTATTTTGTCTTCTATTTCAGGAGATTTCACGACACATACGAGAGTTGCTGGGAATTGAGGAGCCTCTCTTCAACAGATCCATTGCCCTCCCATACAGAGACAACATGGGTCTCTTCCTGGAGCGAAAATCCCCATCAGGAAAGAAAGCAGATGCTCTCACATTCTCAGAGTTTGTCCAAGAAGCAGGACTCCAGCCCTATAGTACAGTTCCTCCTTTGCAACAAGCCCAGAGTGAGGTAGAAGCAGACACTCTCCCTATATCACAGGGCACCCAGAGGCAGGATTAGAGACTCACATAGCACTTTCACCTTTGTAAGAAgcccagcagggacagcagaaTATACCCTTACTTCCTTGAAGTTTGTCCAAGGAGGCACAGTTCCACCTTCTCCTGATTAGAGAAGAGACCATTGCAGCTTTAGCTATTTGATGACAGCAAACATCCCCACATTGTGAACTAAGTGAAGCAGAAACACATCCCCACATCAGCTCTTTTCTGCAATGCTTCATTTGCTTCCAGGAACTAAGTGAAGCAGAAGCTATAAATCAGACTGTACCACTGTCTGTCTTTCACTTCTGCTTCACAGTtggttaaaaagacaaaaaacaatcaTAGACATTTTTTAGACATATTTTAATTACCAATGATTGATAACAACTTCCCTGTAGCCCAAGTGAATAGATTCTTCCCAGGCTTTGGTGTCTGCTGACTGGGCTCACTGTAAAGCCCAGACATAAGATAAATGGCTATACAATAACTGGTATACAGGTGTGGTGCCAGCTGCTGTCAGCAACCATAATTAAGCGAGGGGCCTATTTACAACATGCACAACTAATCCCTGGCCTCAccacagaaattatttcctgCGAGACAAACCCAGACCGTGGCTTATCGTAATAAACAGTACTGAAACACATGATAGATGACAGCAGGAAGTACAAGAAAATACTGTAAGCCAAACTAGAGTATTTAAGGGATAAAAAATTGCTTTGTCCTGGGTGGATTCAGACAGAATATCCAGTTACCTCCTTTTTCCTTGAAAGAAGTATCGTGTAGTCtgtggtgtggtggtggtggggtgcaTCATCGCCAGCAAGGAAGTATGAATAAGTGCTGATTAAAGCCTGGCTCAACAAAAAGAGTGCTCGCGACTAAGTCATTAGTATTTTGTCTGCCATCAACAGCATCCTCAAGATCCtccatgtaaaaacaaacaaacaaacaaaacaaaacacacaaacaaaaaacccctgggcCCAATCCTCCAATCCTGTTTAGTTCTTCATGCCAAAGCTGTAGTGACTATGAAATAACTGTGATTTGGGTTTGTAATTCAGTTTCTATTGAGACTGCAATAGAAACCCAGTGAAACTGAAGCAGTTCGTAGGCCAAGATGACTATGTAATAACCAAAGTCagaataaaataaagcaagacTCTAGCAGTCAGGAAGAAACAAGCTTGCTGAGCCCATCTAGAGAGTGAAACTTGTAGAAGCAAGTGTGTACATAGGGTTATTGGCTGGAATATTTTAAAGAGTCTGGGAGTGAACAGTGCTGTTTTTTGCACCACTCAGTCCCATGGTGGAGTTGGGATGAGACCTCAGCAAAGCATTCTGCCTTGGGCTTCGTTATAGTTTATGTGGATTTAGAATCATAGTCAGCAGTTTCCTCTGGAGTTTCTGAGAAAatgacagaagcagctgtggagaATAGAGACTCATCGTCTATTGTCACACCAGGCTCCACTACAGCTGAAGTAAGAGATGTCTTGGTGCTGACGAGCACACATTGCTTTATAAGCCAGTCTCCAGAGGATGCTTGATGTGGTAGAGCAAGATGGCACTGGACAAACTCACTTTTTTCTAGCAGCTGGCTAAAGGGAAACTCTCTCATCTGTGCAGCTGTCAGGTC
It encodes:
- the SAMD15 gene encoding sterile alpha motif domain-containing protein 15, with product MEPDPEPPGPGAAETPEVEHEGAGDPRSAQPFLAWSAEEVAEWVVQLGFPQYEECFRANGITGRRLIHANCSNLHAMGVTDFGHMQEISRHIRELLGIEEPLFNRSIALPYRDNMGLFLERKSPSGKKADALTFSEFVQEAGLQPYSTVPPLQQAQSEVEADTLPISQGTQRQD